TTACATCGAGGAATCTATAAATAGTGGAATTGTATCAAGGACTGACGTTTACTTATTTTCATCATTCTTTTACACAAAACTAATAAGCACCTCAGAGAATCGTTATGAAAACGTCAAAAAATGGGTCAATAACTCAAATCTattttccaaaactttCGTTGTTCTCCCTGTAAATATGAACTATCATTGGTTCGGATGCATAATAACAAATTTGAATAAGATTAAAGATGCTATGGAAAAATGCAAAGAATCCCATCAACATATAATAACAGGGCCCGGTAATGAAAATTCTACTATACCCTCGAATCCAAGCGCAGAACAAAATATCTCAGAAAAGTATTACACTTGCATGGAAAATGACCTTCCTACCATATCGCTTTTAGTGTTCGATTCTTTAAGACAAACACATTCTAAATTGATGGACGCTGTGAAGgattttattattgattaCGGTAAGGATGTTCACCAATTTTCTATTCCTAGAAATAAAATCAAGGTTAAAACATGTTTAGTTCCTGAACAACCTAATATGAGTGATTGTGGAGTCCACGTTATTttaaacataaaaaaattctTCGAAAAACCCAAAGAGACGTTGGATTTATGGTATACTAGATCACCATCTAATTATTCAAAAAAGGTAAACGagttttttgaaaagaaagaacgTCTAATGGCACGGAAAAGCCTAAGAGCGCTATTACAGGATCTTCAAAAGCAGCAGATCACGGCAAATGGTGAAGCTAACTGCGACACCAAGGATGAGAGTATTGAGGAAAATCACAGTGACCTAGAGATTATCgaaaattttgaagaaagctTAATGAATGATAAAATACAAGAAACTTCAGATACCACAAATAATGAAAGGCAAAGCGATCCCACTGATACAATACAAAGGATACATAATTTGTCTGATTCGATAACTTCATCGATAGAAATGCAACAAAAACGGCCGACTTCAGAAGCAGAACAGTCCATCTATTTTAACAGAAATTCACACAATACTGCTTTAACTAATTCTCTCGATGGCAATATGTCTGAAGATGTAACTGCCAATATCAGAAATGAATCCAAGAATAATTTCTCTAGTGTAGACAATCATAACAAAATGATTTCTAATGAAGATCAAACTCCAATTTGTGCTCCTCAATTGAGCGATAGAGATTATATGGAAAAATCTGATTTTGCAGATGATTTTCTTTCCAGTCAACCGCCAGATACTCAACAAAGGAGAAACCGTCGGGCAACACAAGAGTTAGATAATGTGGATGATGATTCATCGATAGATGAAGGAGTGCCAAGAAAAGATAGTTCTCCAGAATTAGATGTCAACGAAAAGTTATCGCCGTTACCTGATCGTGTTCTAAATGAGAGGTTTCAGAGATTGCGTACGACAGAACATACAAATGGGACTAGACcatcaaaagaagaaaaaataacaaaCTCTATTTATACTTCCGCTGAAATTTCATCCAAtacaaataaacaatacCACCAGTCTAATGATTCTTTCTCAAAACAAGGTTCTCATTATAATGGGAAAGAGCCACCAGAAGTACTGAAcgaaaaaatatcattagaattagaagaagaaatcaaagttTCTCCAGATTGGAATCATAAAAGTACAAACGACAAAATTCCGGAAGATTTCTCATCGCATAACTCAACCTCATCTCCAACGGATTCGGTCGAAGAAATTTTGAATAGAGAAACAATTAAAGAAAGTGAGGAGCAGCCTAAGAGAAGAACCAATAAAAGGAGCTTTGAACACATATATGAAAACGGAAAGGCCATTTACGCCAGCAATAACCCGAAAATCCCTAAACCGAATAATGTGTTTAATAAATCTGCATCTAAATAGCGTAACATTAAACTCGGCTTCTTTTTAGTAAATTTATTTTGATAGAGTACTTTCACATTCCTTGCAGTTTTCtcaaaatattgaagaGATATATGCGAAGttgaacaaacaaataaactAATATACgtacataaaaaaaaagcactAATCGTCAAAATTCTTAAGTATTCTTCCTCTGCCATAAACTTCATCCCTCACCCTTTGCGTTACAGATTCATAGATACCTCTTAAGGTTACTATTTTTAATGCAATAAAGGCAGAAGAGAATACGACGGCATCAGTACAGTAGAAAAGCTTCTGTAATACACTCATTGATTCATGATCAGAAGATACACCGGGGGTAATCATTGTAAAGTAGATAAAAGGCGCCCACGTAGATGTATATGAGTTGCGATTAGAGACATACTCCATCAAGCAAATCAAATACTGAAGTAAGATCGGAACTAGAAGCAATAGAGCTAGGAAAATCGTACAGACATCAGCTGCCTTTTCTATAAGCTTTCTTCTCCCAGcagttttgttttcctcTTGATATGTTTTAAACGCAATATATCCGACTATAGCAATTTCAATCCGAAGGAAAATTGTTAAACATGTTTCCACAGAATAACCATTACTGACTAGATCCGAAGGTAGGAACCAAAACATGATTGCAGGATGAATTGTGTTAATATTGTCATCTAAATGAATGagattttcttcaaggAAATGAAActtgaaatatttgaagagaaagTTTGAATGATAAGAGACATTACACTTGAAGAGGAATGTCCCAACATAAGCAGTAAAGATTGGGTGGATTGCACTGATAAATCCATTTATAGGATTCCATATATCAAATTCTTCTGCAGCTGGAGCAGCCACATTGTTATTAACATCAATattgttgatattattatttatatcATTTTCTCCAAGTTGAACCTCTTGAATCACATCATCTAgttcattttcaatattatCAACATTAACTTCAACGATCCTATTGTTTCGAACGAGCGCGTTCAATTTACGAGTGTGATAAGAAGTTAACGCTACCGAGAGAATGACAAGACCACAACAAACAGAAAATAAATTGAGCGAGTTAATACTTCCATATAGGTTGATGCCGGAATCAATGAATGATGGCACAATCAAATGCAATAGATATTGTAAGCCTGTAATTACAGGAAGGCCAATGAGATTGGAAGCTAACAATAAACCAATGAAAAGTAATGATGAGAAAAACCATATGAATACGATAAGAAGAGAATACATGAGAGTGAAATGGGGAGGGACATAAACGACCTTGtattcatcaaattctgTGGGTTGCTTTTCTAGATAGCCAAACTCACCAGCAGTACGCTTTTGCCTTTCTTTGATGTGTTTAAGATCCAATGGCTTTAATAGTTTATCATCTTTGGTAACTGGTACAAATAATAGTTGAGCGTATTTTTTCGAGATTATATCACTGGCAGGAACTCTCATCATCGTACCATCTGGAACAAAGTACGCATGTACGTCGGGaatttcattgaaaagacTTTtaacttcattttctgaTTTTGGGTGTGAGTATAATTGCAGATTTGATAAACGTGCCTTTTTGGAGTTAAACCATTTGTAGTAGAAGTTCCTATACACAACATGGCCTCTTTCCGTAGGAGAGTCTTTTCCTAAAATGAAGGATGATAGTCTGATTTTCCTACAGCAAAtatcgaaaacaaaaatccaATATTGCCTCACGTATACATTGATAATTCTATTCTTCGATAAGACTTTATCCGTAAAAGCAAGTACCGTAATAGAAAGTAGTGTACCTGTTGTTAACAATGTAGACAAACTATGCTTCATAGGTAACAATTCAGAGCGTAAAATGAATGGGAATAAGAATCTAGTGTGGAAACCGAAACCCACTAAAATAAACGCAGTATAAATCGCCATTGACAGTAAAAGTCTTGAAAGTTGGAGTTTCATTGGATATATCAAGGAATCTTGTAATAATTTGATATTAGGATCATCTGGTGAtctaatgaagaaaagcacACCCGGCCTGATGATATATTGCCTAACCATGCCAACGTACTGAGCAAAGCGATACATATAGAGAGTACCAATTGCCCAATATGCAatataagaaaaatatGGTGGCcaaaaggaacaaaacTTGGGTATAAAGGTTAAACTGTTTTGCGGTAGTAACAAAGGTGATATTAGCGATATATCGATTAAGAATCCCGCCAGGATGGGGAAGCCAGCCAATTCAAGGGTAAATAATGTCAAAACTTTCAAAGTACACTTTATGGTATAAGTTACTTGGAATACTACCCTTTTCCATTGGGTTTTCAAtctattctttttagaGTGTCCACGAGACAATATTTCAGGAACGATACAACAAAGAGCGATGAACGTCAAGTAAGTACTAGCGGGCGCTATCATTCTAACTAGCATACCATGCTTTTCTGTTCCTTTTGTATATGCAAAATAAAGATTTACGATTGGAAGTATAATTGCATCGTACAACGCAGACTCAAATTTGGTTACGATGGGCCACATTTCCACAATTCTTTGATGGTATCCAGGGAGATTCATATAAGTTCCTAATATAGAGACTCCATTTACCATTATAGCAATGATCTTAAAATATACCAGGTTCAATAAGTACCCTACCAGGGTTGTCAAAGCATATGCTAGGAATAAGTAACCACCGATAACAGAGAATACAATGGAAAAGTAACTTGGGAAATACTTGTAATCAAGGTTCAAGTTGAATATTGCCCTTGCCTGCCCATCTTCATTCTCTAATACTACACCTGGCCTTATATCTTCGCCATCTTGGTTTTGATTATTCGCATTCGGAGCCTGGCGTTGTCGTAGTTGCGCATCTAGTTGCGCATCAAATTCTCGCTGTGCAAGGTGTCTATCCATTCTTTAGGCTTCTGCTTTCCAGTTAGACAAAAAACGCAAGGTTAAGAACGTAATATATGGAGCAACAGGTACAGTTTTCAAATACTCAGAGTAGAATTAAGCTAAATAGGAATGTAGAAGggtccttcttttcaaactGTTGAtaattattgtttttacaAATTATATACGAATTTGCAAAGAGTTTCGTAATcactttttcaaatgttttACAGACTTTTTGTATACGGAAAAGCAAGCGAATGCACATGATTTATAAAGACATAAAGATTtcaaatattatatatacagctGTCAGAGTTAACTACTCAGAATCGAAGCTAGCAACATCAGAGTCAACTGCAGCTTCATTTTGGTGaagttgttgctgttgttgctgttgttgctgttgttctTCGTCCTCATCACTACTGCTGTTTTCATCGTTTGATTCCTCTTGGTTATGTCTGTCGAGGGTATTTATTAGCCGATTAAGATCCCTTGGGTCAATGTTTGGGAAATCTCTGAGAGTTTGAATGGCAAGATCTTGTTTTGTCCACTTTGGTCCAATCTTGTGAATAATCATCTTGTTGAAAATAGGTTCTCTAACTACCATGTCATATTGTAGATACGCTATTGCGTGTACCACAAGGATAACAGCCATCTGAATGACAGAAAATCTATAGTTATTCAAAAGTTGATATATGATGTCCGAGGTACTTGGATGTTCCGGTATACTCTTCTCAAACCCgaaaataatatttatGTACCACTTGTTATCCGACGGGAAGGAGAAATCGTCCACCGCTGCCGTATAGAGCTTACCCCAAACATTCCACGAAAGCGGTATTCCTATAAGGAATATGATACCGATCAGTGTAAATTTGAAGTAATAATTAACTTCCTCTGCTGCTCCTAGTACGCTGTGTTTTAACAACAGGCTTAACGGAATCCTATCAGGCATGTCTTTCTCGTACAATGTTTGAAATTCTATCGGGTGGTTGCAGATGGAACAAACAGTATTAGCCCCAGgctttttgatatcaacATTTTTGGATTCAAGCCACTCGATCAAGCACGGTTGGTGGATATATTTGATTGATCCCTTACATTTACATGGATGGAATAGTGGGTTTTCTTCGCTCCCTTCCAACATACAAATACGACACGTAGCGCCATTCACGTTAGACTGTGCACCACCGGTAGTGGGCTTTTCGGATTCATATCCACTATCTTCATCGGAAACCATTCTTAATATTATTCGTTTCTGTGTGGAACTATTATGTGATGATTGTTATTTCAAATAGAGAACGTACTATTTTAGTTTGTGTCCGTGACAAATAGGAACTAAAGGAACAAGAGTTTCGGAAGGGGTTCCTGTTATTCATACAGGCAAATGCCTTAGATTATGTGCCTGGATGAACAATATACGTAATATTTACCAAACTTGtatttattctttctctaaCTTCATCATTGTTCATGACattagaagaattgaagatgttTTACACTTTTCCAATGCCTAAAGTACGAGTGGAAGGCTCAAAATGCAAGCAATAAGgaatttttaaaaaaaaaaaaaaagttcttcatttaaaaaaataagaagcCCTGCGGGGGGCTCGAACCCCCAACCTTGAGATTAAGAGTCTCACGCGCTACCGATTGCGCCAGCAAGGCCCTTTAAATTTGTTATTTTTCCAAGCATGAAAGTTGTATGGTATTGATTTATGCGGATCACCTGACTGATAAAACTCTTCTACTATTACTTTGATGTGGTATCtgttttattgttttttttttttttttttttggtaatTTAAACACAAAAGCGTAACCTATTTTATCTATTATAGACCATCTCCAAACGGTTGCACTCCACATGGATACGTTTTAATGCGAATACAACCCTATATAATTTGACCTACCAACTCTAAATATATAGCGTTAAATTCACATATCACTCATTTATAATGCTAAGGCGTGACCCAACTGTCCTTTCACTAACAGCAGACGATATATCTGAACTTCAAGAACACTTAGAAGAATACAAACTTCAGCGAGAAATAAAAGCACAACACCTGAATCTATTGCGATCCTCCTCAAATCCGAATAAAGATGCACAACTAAAATCTTTAAACGATAATAATTTCATTCCAAGGGAAAGCATGCTATACTCCCTCCATAAAATGACACCATCACGCCAAAATAAACCGACAATGCCACTAGATCGCGGCTTTGATCAGGCTCCTGACGATTCAAACGCCCAGGAATCAGCAAACCCATTCTATGCATCTAATTCAAATAATGATTGAACGTTACTCCTACCActatacacatatatatctacACCCAATACTTTAAAGAACGAAAAGCACGGATCTAAAGGTTTCACCCTTTAGCAGCTAAAAACTCCTTCatttctttccttttcgcCTGAATGTCAACAAATGAAGGATGATAGTTTATTTCTCCATATGGGTCGCTATTGAGCAGCAAATTGATATTGGAAGCTTTGTTCATGGACACTGGTTTTAGATATTCGTGTGTGTCaataattctttcttcgCCCCGAATTGTTAGGAATCTCAACACAGAATTACCAATAAACTCAGCTAGTATGAAAAACACAAGTCCAGATATAGCCTCTAGTTTGATATCCAATGGAAGTTTGGGTAATACAGCATCTGGGTTATCTAGAACGAGTTGTTTAGATACCCTATGGAATTCGTAACTGGAAAAACCAGAATGAATTAGTTGAAGCCATGCTAGCAAAAAAAGTGACTTAGAAAACAACGACATAGCCAATATAATATGTATATGGCTTTCTAGAAATGGTGCCGTTGATGTCTTTAGCGGTCTTCAGCAGTGCTCTTAATTGCTTGTTACTTGTGTGTTGACATGGAAAACTCTCTGcatttttcagtttttcttaaattgataatatttacttcttctatatattttagCTTTTTCATGTAAGAGAAGAGAGCTGCTGCACTATATACCCTACCAACACGAACATAAATCTATATTCACTAAGTATGTGAGAAGTTATAATCGAGGGTTCATGCCAGCCAAatgctttgaaaaattctaGCTAATTTATTTAGAGAGTTGAAATGGATTATGTAAAACTTGTATCCTTAAATTGGCGAAGATACAATAGGGTCTGCAGAAGGAAGAATGTGACTTTGGGAATTAATTGATTCATCCTGAGtgaattcttcaatagGCTCAAGTTGTTCTTCAGGAGCAGAAGAGTGAGCACGTTCATGTTCTGAAGGCTTTGGTaatgtatttttttgagGCTGATTCTTGTTATCATTGTTAAAGATACTCTCCGTAATTATGCTCTCAAATAATGAACCAAGTTTATCCTTATTTAATTCTAGCCTTGACTGAAGGTTTGTGTAAGGTAAAACCCCAAGTTTTGATACACCCTTTAACTTCATTGTGAAAATGCATAGTTCTCGTTCCGTATCTTTGCTTGaatcaagaagaacggAGTCATTATAATTGACgttctcatcatcaaccCTATCCAAAGTCACCTTTAACATATTGGCATGACAGCTCTCtaaataaaggaaaacgGATAGACATATTTCAGATAGTTCTCTCGTTAAAGAAATGTGGTAGTCTTGTCTTAATGCTCGTTTCCAGTTTGTATCTCTTTCCGGAATGTTTAGTTCAAACATTTTGAATGCCATTATGCTATCAAGCAAAACGGAAAGAACAGAATATAGCACATGATATTTTACAATATCTCTTACTTCCTCATTATTGTTAACTTCCAAAGCAATATCAAATAACAAATCcaatatttgtttgatCTGACTTAGGGTCGACTGCGAAACAGGGACAGGCTGTTCACTATTTTTAATTATATTAGCCCATGATTCTAAGTTCCAGCTTATTACAGATGTGAATATCTTGAAGTCCAGAATTGATAATTCATCTTTAGACAATGATTCAAGTAAATTTGGTAATTTACTCAAAAACTTTTCTGTTAGCATAGAGAGTGTTGATTCTGAAATTTCAGTTGGAATCTCTTTGCCCAAAATGACAAGCTTGTTCAAATATTGTACATGTAATGTTGTTACTGCATTTTCCAGtttgatatcaaaagaTTCCAGGAATTTGTTTAAAGATAACATGATATTAACTTGCAATGATTTCCACGAATCAACAATCTCAGTTCTGTTGATGGTTGTCAGGTATGGAATCAGTTTTTTGTATGCTTTTGAAACAATGTTTTGAGATTCTAACAGGAGAGGTGAGCTTTCGAACCTCTTCAAAATAATTTCATTGATAATATTGATGTCATTATTTTGCTCAGTCGAACTCCATTCTTCGGAGTTgaa
This genomic interval from Kluyveromyces marxianus DMKU3-1042 DNA, complete genome, chromosome 4 contains the following:
- the ULP2 gene encoding SUMO protease ULP2, coding for MARLKHELGLHPRDTLTKSTTSNSNAGNGLKPSTNKKDLSAGTRYDSARYKVKKEHASFELFSIADEDEDNNRTGKSTSTERMIDITEPEENKDLPTKEKRIEGAGIISPMNLSSNNKITIPYYTEGITKIVNSDSKHGEIFRFVAGLKITLTRGPDFLQKPNLSIQFMRKDNNPIGGFCFGINDGILLFIYDSKGEGFGVIFSPPKHFSVSVPGEKDTRRVTTHCISWTCTSHMAPESNKFLELIKTYKKLLPKSNLVPDNIRKGDKGQIDEMINEYKKPPSRRSPSTFSNLDKIQKKDLKSLQKSRKGGSGSKIPPPEPTYDLEEKVSRSEAIPQKSFYAEPGKRFSYVSALSRKTRSATNSTTKENYQSFSDDLIEQEQPEEFKPTLSYTFSDGFKISVNNQDFKCLYNHDWINDTILDFFLKYYIEESINSGIVSRTDVYLFSSFFYTKLISTSENRYENVKKWVNNSNLFSKTFVVLPVNMNYHWFGCIITNLNKIKDAMEKCKESHQHIITGPGNENSTIPSNPSAEQNISEKYYTCMENDLPTISLLVFDSLRQTHSKLMDAVKDFIIDYGKDVHQFSIPRNKIKVKTCLVPEQPNMSDCGVHVILNIKKFFEKPKETLDLWYTRSPSNYSKKVNEFFEKKERLMARKSLRALLQDLQKQQITANGEANCDTKDESIEENHSDLEIIENFEESLMNDKIQETSDTTNNERQSDPTDTIQRIHNLSDSITSSIEMQQKRPTSEAEQSIYFNRNSHNTALTNSLDGNMSEDVTANIRNESKNNFSSVDNHNKMISNEDQTPICAPQLSDRDYMEKSDFADDFLSSQPPDTQQRRNRRATQELDNVDDDSSIDEGVPRKDSSPELDVNEKLSPLPDRVLNERFQRLRTTEHTNGTRPSKEEKITNSIYTSAEISSNTNKQYHQSNDSFSKQGSHYNGKEPPEVLNEKISLELEEEIKVSPDWNHKSTNDKIPEDFSSHNSTSSPTDSVEEILNRETIKESEEQPKRRTNKRSFEHIYENGKAIYASNNPKIPKPNNVFNKSASK
- the SSM4 gene encoding E3 ubiquitin-protein ligase SSM4 — protein: MDRHLAQREFDAQLDAQLRQRQAPNANNQNQDGEDIRPGVVLENEDGQARAIFNLNLDYKYFPSYFSIVFSVIGGYLFLAYALTTLVGYLLNLVYFKIIAIMVNGVSILGTYMNLPGYHQRIVEMWPIVTKFESALYDAIILPIVNLYFAYTKGTEKHGMLVRMIAPASTYLTFIALCCIVPEILSRGHSKKNRLKTQWKRVVFQVTYTIKCTLKVLTLFTLELAGFPILAGFLIDISLISPLLLPQNSLTFIPKFCSFWPPYFSYIAYWAIGTLYMYRFAQYVGMVRQYIIRPGVLFFIRSPDDPNIKLLQDSLIYPMKLQLSRLLLSMAIYTAFILVGFGFHTRFLFPFILRSELLPMKHSLSTLLTTGTLLSITVLAFTDKVLSKNRIINVYVRQYWIFVFDICCRKIRLSSFILGKDSPTERGHVVYRNFYYKWFNSKKARLSNLQLYSHPKSENEVKSLFNEIPDVHAYFVPDGTMMRVPASDIISKKYAQLLFVPVTKDDKLLKPLDLKHIKERQKRTAGEFGYLEKQPTEFDEYKVVYVPPHFTLMYSLLIVFIWFFSSLLFIGLLLASNLIGLPVITGLQYLLHLIVPSFIDSGINLYGSINSLNLFSVCCGLVILSVALTSYHTRKLNALVRNNRIVEVNVDNIENELDDVIQEVQLGENDINNNINNIDVNNNVAAPAAEEFDIWNPINGFISAIHPIFTAYVGTFLFKCNVSYHSNFLFKYFKFHFLEENLIHLDDNINTIHPAIMFWFLPSDLVSNGYSVETCLTIFLRIEIAIVGYIAFKTYQEENKTAGRRKLIEKAADVCTIFLALLLLVPILLQYLICLMEYVSNRNSYTSTWAPFIYFTMITPGVSSDHESMSVLQKLFYCTDAVVFSSAFIALKIVTLRGIYESVTQRVRDEVYGRGRILKNFDD
- the SSM4 gene encoding protein SSM4 gives rise to the protein MVSDEDSGYESEKPTTGGAQSNVNGATCRICMLEGSEENPLFHPCKCKGSIKYIHQPCLIEWLESKNVDIKKPGANTVCSICNHPIEFQTLYEKDMPDRIPLSLLLKHSVLGAAEEVNYYFKFTLIGIIFLIGIPLSWNVWGKLYTAAVDDFSFPSDNKWYINIIFGFEKSIPEHPSTSDIIYQLLNNYRFSVIQMAVILVVHAIAYLQYDMVVREPIFNKMIIHKIGPKWTKQDLAIQTLRDFPNIDPRDLNRLINTLDRHNQEESNDENSSSDEDEEQQQQQQQQQQLHQNEAAVDSDVASFDSE
- the CDC26 gene encoding anaphase promoting complex subunit CDC26, translated to MLRRDPTVLSLTADDISELQEHLEEYKLQREIKAQHLNLLRSSSNPNKDAQLKSLNDNNFIPRESMLYSLHKMTPSRQNKPTMPLDRGFDQAPDDSNAQESANPFYASNSNND
- the EMC5 gene encoding Emc5p; this encodes MSLFSKSLFLLAWLQLIHSGFSSYEFHRVSKQLVLDNPDAVLPKLPLDIKLEAISGLVFFILAEFIGNSVLRFLTIRGEERIIDTHEYLKPVSMNKASNINLLLNSDPYGEINYHPSFVDIQAKRKEMKEFLAAKG